In Juglans regia cultivar Chandler chromosome 5, Walnut 2.0, whole genome shotgun sequence, the following are encoded in one genomic region:
- the LOC109021929 gene encoding WUSCHEL-related homeobox 3-like produces the protein MPPATSPRWCPTPEQIMILEEMYRSGIRTPNSSQIQKITAHLSFYGKIEGKNVFYWFQNHKARDRQKLRRKLSKQLQQQQLHYYNHEQLNQQNQLFLGYPDNHDQFHGSSALQQLSHENSVSFLPQGGSRDVGSASTQATQDITWKQVDIPDDQMGEIDNSKMTTYDYDWNKEIMVEMDPIFSPRCPTSLQTLQLFPVTATNLKED, from the exons ATGCCCCCAGCAACTTCACCAAGATGGTGCCCAACCCCAGAGCAAATCATGATCTTGGAAGAGATGTACAGGAGTGGGATTAGAACTCCCAATTCTTCTCAGATTCAAAAGATCACTGCCCACCTCTCTTTCTATGGTAAGATTGAAGGCAAGAATGTCTTCTACTGGTTTCAGAACCACAAGGCAAGAGACAGACAGAAACTCAGAAGGAAACTCAGTAAGCAATTGCAGCAACAGCAACTCCATTATTATAATCATGAGCAGCTTAATCAGCAAAACCAACTCTTTCTTGGCTACCCTGATAATCATGATCAGTTTCATGGTTCTTCTGCTCTTCAACAACTTTCCCATGAAAACTCAGTTAGCTTTCTTCCTCAG GGAGGAAGCCGAGATGTAGGTAGTGCATCAACACAAGCGACGCAAGATATAACGTGGAAGCAGGTGGATATCCCTGATGATCAGATGGGCGAGATAGACAACTCAAAGATGACAACGTATGACTATGATTGGAATAAGGAGATCATGGTGGAAATGGATCCAATATTTTCACCACGTTGCCCTACTTCCCTCCAGACCCTTCAACTCTTCCCTGTTACAGCCACCAATCTCAAAGAAGACTAG
- the LOC108979114 gene encoding receptor-like protein kinase HERK 1, with translation MMLGFRKPALLMWVLSNLCLVCFSSGFNPVDSYLIDCGSSTNTSVGGRVFIADNLASNLLSTPKDILAKTTLKSITSSEDSQLYQTARVFTGSSTYTFSIRQSGRHWIRLYFYPFIYTDYNMSAAKFSVSTQSHVLLSDFSVESTSILKEYSLNVTSNNIEITFTPSSNSIAFLNAIEVVSVPDGLITDGASTVNPSGQFQGLLPLALETVWRVNMGGPKVTFDNDTLWRTWIPDQSFLVQENLATNLSNIRAVKYVKGGATQDIAPNAVYGTATVMNSLDNPSSNFNVSWVFNVDPGFQYLVRFHFCDILSKVLNDLYFNVYIDSWIVIKDLDLSTYLVNVLAAAYYMDFVTVSAVSNKLRVSIGPSTLHGTYPNAILNGLEIMKMNNSMGSLSAADSVTNSSDSSSKKNVGVIVGISIGAFIAVILGVFFFLLHRKRRRLARQRESKTWIPFSINGGNSQSMGSKYSNGTTASAIFNYGYRIPFAAVQEAANNFDEGWVIGIGGFGKVYKGVLSDGTQVAVKRGNPRSQQGLAEFQTEIEMLSQFRHRHLVSLIGYCDEKNEMILVYEYMENGTLKSHLYGSGLPNLSWKQRLEICIGAARGLHYLHTGYAKAVIHRDVKSANILLDENLMAKVADFGLSKTGPEIDQTHVSTAVKGSFGYLDPEYFRRQQLTEKSDIYSFGVVLFEVLCARPVIDPSLSREMVNLAEWAMKWQKRGQLEQIIDSTLAGKIRPDSLRKFGETAEKCLADFGVDRPSMGDVLWNLEYALQLQEAVTDGDPEENSTNMIGELSPQVNYFGDSSTNVSATQFGESPVDDLSGVSMSRVFSQLVKSEGR, from the coding sequence ATGATGTTGGGTTTTAGAAAACCTGCGTTGTTAATGTGGGTTTTATCAAATTTGTGCTTGGTATGCTTTTCTAGTGGATTTAATCCCGTAGACAGTTACCTTATAGACTGTGGATCCTCCACCAATACTTCAGTAGGTGGCCGTGTATTCATTGCCGATAACTTGGCTTCAAACTTGCTCTCGACCCCTAAAGATATTCTTGCCAAAACCACTTTGAAATCAATCACTTCCTCAGAAGATTCACAGCTGTATCAGACAGCAAGAGTCTTTACCGGATCCTCAACATACACGTTCTCAATCCGTCAGAGTGGGAGACACTGGATCCGCCTCTATTTCTACCCATTCATTTATACTGATTACAATATGAGTGCTGCAAAATTTTCTGTTTCTACTCAAAGCCATGTCCTTCTTAGCGATTTCAGTGTGGAAAGCACTTCTATTTTGAAAGAATATTCCTTAAATGTGACATCAAACAACATTGAAATCACCTTCACCCCATCGAGCAATTCAATCGCTTTCTTAAATGCTATAGAAGTGGTTTCAGTCCCTGATGGGCTGATCACCGACGGTGCCAGCACTGTGAATCCATCAGGACAGTTCCAAGGGTTGTTGCCTCTTGCACTCGAGACGGTTTGGAGAGTGAACATGGGTGGGCCAAAAGTCACATTTGATAATGATACACTTTGGCGAACTTGGATTCCAGATCAAAGTTTTTTGGTTCAGGAGAACTTGGCCACAAATCTCTCAAATATAAGAGCTGTTAAGTACGTTAAGGGCGGGGCAACGCAGGATATAGCTCCAAACGCTGTCTATGGTACTGCCACAGTTATGAACTCATTGGATAATCCCAGCAGCAATTTCAATGTGTCCTGGGTGTTCAATGTGGATCCGGGCTTTCAGTACCTTGTTCGGTTTCacttttgtgatattttgagTAAAGTTCTTAACGATCTGTACTTCAATGTTTACATTGACTCATGGATTGTTATAAAAGATCTTGATCTGAGTACTTATTTGGTAAACGTGTTGGCCGCTGCATATTATATGGATTTTGTCACGGTTTCAGCTGTTAGCAATAAGCTCCGTGTAAGTATTGGTCCATCTACTCTACACGGTACTTACCCCAACGCCATCCTAAATGGGCTGGAGATAATGAAAATGAACAATTCAATGGGCAGTCTGAGTGCAGCAGACTCTGTGACTAATTCTTCAGATTCAAGTTCAAAGAAAAATGTGGGTGTCATAGTGGGTATAAGCATTGGAGCCTTCATTGCAGTGATATTaggtgtatttttctttttgttacaCAGAAAAAGAAGACGACTGGCACGTCAAAGAGAATCAAAGACGTGGATTCCGTTTTCCATCAATGGAGGAAATTCCCAATCCATGGGCAGTAAATATTCTAATGGAACAACTGCTAGTGCCATTTTTAACTATGGCTATCGCATTCCTTTTGCAGCAGTTCAAGAGGCTGCAAACAACTTCGATGAGGGTTGGGTTATTGGGATTGGTGGTTTCGGGAAAGTTTACAAGGGAGTCTTAAGTGATGGTACACAAGTGGCAGTTAAGAGAGGAAATCCTAGGTCCCAACAGGGACTTGCAGAGTTTCAAACTGAAATCGAGATGCTATCTCAGTTCCGCCATCGCCATCTTGTTTCGTTGATAGGGTACTGCGATGAAAAGAATGAGATGATTCTCGTTTATGAATATATGGAGAATGGAACCCTCAAGAGTCATCTTTACGGCTCAGGTCTTCCCAATTTGAGTTGGAAGCAGAGGCTTGAGATATGCATTGGAGCAGCCAGGGGACTCCATTACCTTCACACAGGATATGCAAAAGCAGTTATTCACCGTGACGTAAAGTCTGCTAATATCTTGCTTGACGAGAATCTGATGGCCAAAGTTGCTGATTTTGGGCTCTCAAAGACGGGGCCTGAAATTGACCAGACCCATGTCAGTACAGCAGTGAAAGGAAGTTTTGGATATCTTGATCCAGAATATTTCAGAAGGCAACAACTGACGGAGAAGTCAGATATATACTCGTTTGGTGTGGTTTTGTTTGAAGTTCTTTGTGCCAGACCTGTTATAGATCCATCCCTTTCAAGAGAGATGGTGAACTTAGCTGAATGGGCAATGAAATGGCAAAAGAGAGGGCAGTTGGAACAGATAATAGATTCTACTCTTGCGGGAAAAATCAGACCGGATTCTCTAAGGAAGTTTGGAGAGACTGCTGAGAAATGTTTGGCTGACTTTGGTGTTGACAGACCCTCAATGGGAGATGTCTTATGGAATCTCGAATACGCTCTTCAACTTCAAGAGGCAGTTACTGACGGTGATCCTGAAGAAAACAGTACCAATATGATCGGTGAACTCTCTCCGCAAGTGAACTATTTTGGTGATAGCAGTACTAATGTTTCTGCTACTCAGTTTGGAGAGTCACCCGTGGATGATCTTTCAGGTGTATCCATGAGTAGGGTGTTCTCACAGCTGGTCAAGTCTGAGGGTAGGTAA
- the LOC108979103 gene encoding chitinase 2-like — MSSVTLSKNIMSPLAYDVFSMETRLEHQCIITTETAQNQNFFLNFLSVLNSVKTQYIMACKEYSFHSNPKAQIYYCSVAMEFPKLFLTLLIIEALFIPQMQVQAAPTNSNLFREYIGAEFNNVKFTDVPINPGVEFHFLLSFAIDYDTSASPSPTNGKFNIFWDSQNLSPSQVSSVKSAHSNVKVGLSLGGDSVANGFAFFSPSSVDSWVSNAVSSLTTIIKQYHLDGIDIDYEHFKGDPDTFAECIGQLISTLKRNKVISFASIAPFDDDQVQKHYLALWNKYGNQIDYVNFQFYAYDKGTTVSQFMDYFHTQSSNYKGGKVLASFISDGSGGLSPQNGFFTACNRLRSQQQLHGIFIWSADDSKANGFRFEKQSQALLASPQ; from the coding sequence ATGAGTAGCGTTACTCTATCCAAAAACATCATGTCCCCACTAGCCTATGACGTTTTCTCAATGGAAACAAGACTAGAACATCAATGCATAATAACAACGGAAACGGCACAAaaccaaaacttttttcttaatttcctcAGTGTCCTTAACTCGGTAAAAACCCAGTATATAATGGCATGCAAAGAGTATTCATTTCACTCAAATCCTAAGGCACAAATCTACTACTGCTCAGTTGCAATGGAATTTCCCAAGCTCTTTTTAACCCTTCTCATCATTGAAGCTCTCTTCATCCCCCAAATGCAAGTCCAAGCAGCACCCACAAACTCAAACCTCTTCAGGGAATATATAGGTGCTGAGTTCAACAATGTCAAATTTACAGATGTTCCTATAAACCCAGGTGTTGAATTCCACTTCCTTCTCTCCTTTGCTATTGACTATGACACATCAGCTTCCCCCTCTCCTACCAATGgaaaattcaacattttctggGACTCTCAGAATCTTAGCCCCTCCCAGGTTTCATCCGTCAAGAGTGCCCATTCAAATGTCAAGGTTGGCTTGAGCTTAGGAGGAGATAGTGTAGCCAATGGCTTTGCTTTCTTCAGCCCCTCTTCAGTAGATTCCTGGGTGTCTAATGCTGTTTCATCACTCACAACGATCATAAAGCAGTATCATTTGGATGGAATTGACATAGACTATGAACACTTCAAAGGTGATCCTGATACCTTTGCGGAGTGCATCGGGCAGCTTATATCGACTCTGAAGAGGAATAAGGTAATCTCATTTGCTTCTATAGCTCCATTCGATGACGATCAAGTTCAGAAACATTACTTGGCACTCTGGAATAAATATGGGAACCAAATAGACTATGTCAACTTCCAGTTTTATGCATATGATAAGGGAACCACTGTGTCTCAATTTATGGACTATTTCCACACCCAAAGCTCCAACTACAAGGGTGGTAAGGTGTTGGCAAGCTTTATTAGTGATGGAAGTGGAGGGTTATCCCCACAAAATGGGTTCTTTACTGCCTGCAATAGGCTCAGGAGTCAGCAGCAACTTCATGGTATCTTTATCTGGTCTGCAGATGACTCCAAGGCAAACGGTTTCCGCTTTGAGAAGCAATCACAAGCACTTTTGGCATCTCCCCAGTAG